CGAGTCGGTGCTGCACGACAGGGTCAGATCCATCTCGCCGCCCTTGTCGAACGAGACGTTCTTGGCCATCCACATGTAGGCCATCCGCAGGTATTCGTCCTCGGTTGCTGCGTTTGCTTTGATGTACTCCGCCATCAGGGTGCACGATTTGGCTGCACTGCCGGGCATCTTAAAGGCCAGCTTGTCGACCTTGTCGTAGCCCGCTGCCGATGCGGTAAATGCTACTAGTGCTGCCGCTGCAGCGATAAGAATGCGGAGTTTACTCACGGATACCGTTGTTTTTTAGGGTTAATCAGCTGTTGCGGTTGCAGGCGCCGCGCTATTCGTCGCGCTGTTGGCCTACCTCCCACTTTTTTCGGCTGCAAGGATACGAAAAAGAAGTTTTGGTTTCTCCGCCTTGCCCAAATTTCGTTGAATATTGCATGGGATAGGCAATTTTATAGATTCGCTATTCGGATTACCTTTGCGCCAACTATGGCGGAGCATAAATCATTTAGTACGATAGTTGTAGGCGGAGGGCCGGCCGGTCTCTTTGCCGCGGTGAATTTGCCGGAAGGGTCGACCCTTATCCTTGAGAAAAAGGAGAGCCCCGGCAAGAAGCTGCTGATTGCCGGTACGGGGCGCTGCAACATCACGCACGAGGGAGATATCGCCGATTTTACGGCGAAGTACGGCGGCAACGGCAGTTTCCTCAAGAAGGCGCTGCGGGAATTTACCAACAGCAATACGGTGCGCTTCTTCACCGAGCGGGGGCTGCCCACCATCATCGATAAAAACGGCAAGGTGTTCCCCGCAACCGAAAAGTCGCGCGATGTGCTGCGGGTGCTGCTAGGCGAGTGTGCTGCTCGTAAGGTGGAGATTGCCTACAACGAGGCGGTTGTTGATGTTGCTCAGTTCGAGCACGGCTTCCGGGTTAAAACGGCAGCCAACACCTACTTGTGCCAGCACCTTGTTTTGGCTACAGGGGGCTGCTCGTACCCAACAACCGGATCGGCGGGCGATGGCTACCGCATTGCCGAGCAGCTGGGGCATACGGTTGTTGCGCCACGTCCTGCGCTTACCCCCATCTTCGTCAAAGATTTTGCGATGGACGACCTTGCTGGCGTGTCGCTGGTGGATGTGCCCATCTACCTTTACCGCGATGGAAAAAAGATTAACGAGCATTCGGGCGACATCGGGTTTACCCATAAAGGGCTAAGCGGACCTGGTATTATAGATTTCTCGAGGTACATGCAGGCGGGCGATGAGGTAAAGGTGAACTTCATCGGTGTGCATATCGATAGCCTTAGAAGCGCCTTTATGGATGCGGCCGCTGCCAAGGGAAGCACCACCATACAGCAATTTCTACGCGAGTACGAGCTGCCCAAAAGCCTAGCAAAGGAAATCCTCCTGAAGGTGGGGGTGGAACCCTCGTGCTGCCTTTCTAATGTTACCGCCAAGTCCCGGAACCTGCTGTTGGCCTACCTCTGCGAGTATCCGTTTACCATAGAGCGCTTGGGCGGGTTTAAGGTGGCCATGGCAACGGCAGGTGGCGTCAACCTAAAGGAGGTATCGGCAAAGACCTTGGAGTCGAAGGTCTGCAAGGGGCTTTTCTTTGCTGGCGAGGTGCTCGATGTTGATGGCGATACCGGCGGGTACAACATCCAGGCTGCCTTCTCGACAGGCTTCCTGGTGGCGAAGTCAATTACCACTCGGTAGTGGTGTAGCATATAAAACGCGAACGAGCGGCATCAGTCTGATGCCGCTCGTTCGCGTTTACGTATAGGTGTGCTATCGCTGAAACATCTCGATTTCGGTCTGCACCTGCTGCGCTAGGGTGTCGTAGGTGTGCCCCTCGGGGGACACTGGTGGAAGAAAGTCGATTTCCACCTTGGTGAAGGGCTTGGGGAAACGGCTTCCGCGGGGAAGCGCCTCGAATGCCCCCTTAATGGAAACGGGTACGATGGGGATATTCAGCTCGCAGCTGAGGATGGCGAAGGTTTTCTTGAAGTCGCCAAGCTCGCCATTTCGGGTACGAGTTCCCTCGGGGAATATCATGATGTTGTTGTTGGTCTTAAGGGCTTCACCCATCTTCTGGATAGACTCCTTGAGCTCTTGGTCGATGTCAACAACAATGATGTTGTTCTTATTGGCTAAGAATTTCAGGAATCGGTTGTTTACATGCTTTGCCTTGGCGTAGAAGAAGGTCTTTCGGATCTGGCTATGCTTAAGGAATGCTGCAACAAAAATGCCATCGAAGTAGCTTTGGTGGTTTGGTGCAATGATGCATGGCCCTTCGGGAACATTCTCCTGCCCAGAATTTCGTAGGCGGAAGTAAACCGAAAAGAAGAACTTAAATGCTTTTATGAGGATGCTTCCGGTGATCCAGGTGCTTGGCATTTTAAACTTAACCTTTTCGCGAAGTATTTCCGACCAGTTAATCTGCGAAATCCTCATGGTCTTCTTCTTCTCCTTAATGTGCTCGCTTAGCTTGATCACGCTTCCAAATCCAAGAATTTCGTTTATCTCCATCTTTACGCCAAAGGTGGTAGCAAGGAACATCTGCAGGCTCACCTTGTCGAGCGAGTCGAGGCCTAGGTCCATCTCCAGGTGGTCGTTCGGATGCACCTTTATCATCTTTTCGTTTTCGATGAAGTTCTTAATCCAGAGGTACTCCTTGATTTTAATTTCAGGGATGTTCTCGTCTTCGTCCTTGCGCTCTACGGCCAGCTCTGCCAACTTGAATCGTTGGATTTTGCCAAGGCGAGTTCGGGGAAGCTCTCCGTCGAAAATGGTGAAGGATACGATTTTTTTGTACGAGGCGGCCTCCTTGTTGTACTTGTCGATTACCTCCCAGCGGATGGTCTCTTCGATGTTGGTAACGCCTCGCTCCTTGAGCGCTGCTGTATTGGGAATCACGATTGCGCTTAGCTGATCGCCTTTTTGGAATACGCCAATCTCCTTAATCAGCGGCGACATCTCCTCAATTTCGGACTCAACAATCGAGGGGTTGATATTTTTTCCGTTCGAAAGAACAATGATCTCCTTCTTCCGTCCGGTGATGTGCATGTAGTTATCCCTGTCGAGGTAGCCTAAGTCGCCGGTGTAAAGCCACCCATCCTTTAATACTTCGGCAGTTTCCTCGGGGCGGTTGTAGTAGCCCTGCATAACATTTGCCCCCCGAACAACGATTTCCTCCTCGCGGAAGTCTATCTCGCATCCCCTTAGCGGAGCACCTGCCGAGCCAACAACAATTCGGTCGGGGCGGGTGAAGGTGATCATCGGAGCAGCCTCAGTCATTCCATACCCTTCTAGGATTTTGAAGCCGAGCACCTGGTAGTCGCGCCCAACAGCAGGGTCTAGCGCGGCACCGCCGCTAACCATGAAGCGAATAGATCCTCCGAACTTTTTATGAACCGCGGCAAATACAAAGCGCGAGAATGCGTAGGTGTTAACCTTTGCGGCAAGTCGGTATAGGTTGCGGGCTATAATGCTTTTGTTGATCTTGTCCATTATGCCCCGTCGGATGGCGGTATAAAGGCGGGGAACCCCAATGATGGTGCTTACCTTATACTCCTGCATGGTGCGGATAATGTCTTCCGATGCCATTGATGGCGAAAAGGCCATTCGAGCACCTTGGTAGCACGACACCACCATGGTGCCAAGTAGCGGGAATATGTGGTGAAGGGGCAGCAGTACAAGTGTGGTGTCCGATGGAATAAGGATCGGAATCTCGATTGTTACCGCCGTTATGTTTGCCATTATGTTTCCGAATGACAGCATCACCCCCTTGGGCGAACCTGTAGTGCCAGAGGTGTAGATGATAAGCGCTGTTTTCTCCATCTCGGGGCGAATGTCCAAGATAACCTTTTCGGGCGACAGTGGGATATTCTCGATATCGTCGATGAGGATAACCCTAGGCTGGTAGGTTAACTCCTTAAGCGCAATGGATAGCGCTTCCTGTTTTAGCTTGGAGCAGAATATAGTTTCTGGTTTGCAGTCTTCCAGTATGTAGGCAACCTCTGAAGGGTTTGCCATAAAATCGATGGGCACAACCGTACATCCGTTATGCCAAGCAGAGTAGAAGGCGTAAACCCATCCCGGTCTGTTCTCGGAGTAGATGGCAACCTTGGCATTGCAGTTTGGCTGGTAGGTTAAAGCGGTGGCATTAACCCTCTGATGAACCTCGTTGTAGGAGATAAATTTACCGTTCTCTACTATAGCCGTATTATCTCCAGTTTTTAAAAGCATAGTTCCGTCTTTTTTGAAAATGGGTTTAAATCTTGTCGTGGTTTTCTGAAACCATCTAATTCAAAATCTCATTAGCAGATTTCCTAGGCGTTTGAATCCTTTCGTGGGACTACTAATTATCCGTTTTCAGCGTTTGTAAACAACCTGCAAAAGTATAAGTTTTTATTTAGCGACAATGAGTGGGGGTGGAATGTAGGCTTTGCTACTTGTAGGTGGCACCTGCTGGAATGCTGGTTTCTTTGGTGATTCGCTACAACATTGCCGGAAAAATGGAGGGGAGGTTGGAGGTTGATTTTGACAAAAGTATCTGGTTGCAACCTGCCCTTTGCCTGAAAACAGCGAAATGGAGCGGAGGTGCCCGCTCCATTTCGTTATTCTATTTTTCTCTTTTCGAGATACTTCTTTGCGTAGTCGAGAATTTGCTCGTGGTCGAAGGCGAGCGGGGGCAGGGCATCTAGGCTGAACCAGTCGGCTGAGCTGGCGTCGTCGCCTGCTTTAATTTGCGAATCCTCATTGGCAAATCCTAGGAAAACGGTGCTTATCGTTCTGTCGCGAGGATCGCGATTCACGGCATCGAAGGTATGTAGTTGGTAAAGCGTATCCACAACAATGCCTGTCTCCTCGTAGAGTTCCCGATTGGCAGCATCGGCTAGGGTTTCGTCCATATCCACAAAGCCGCCGGGTATGGCCCAGCAGTCTTCGAATGGGGAGTGCTTACGCTCGATAAGAAGCGCTTCATCGCCCTCGTCGAGGGTGCGAATGATAACCGCATCAACGGTTACCTGCATTCGGGGATAGGGGTATGTGTAGGGCATTTTCTACTCAATGATTCTTTTAATCACTCGCAGCTTGTGGGTGTACTTCCCTAAGCGGTTGTTGAAGATGCCCTGCTGGTCGAAGATGTCCTTGCGGACCTTGCCGCTTGAGTGGATGATGCTGCCATTGCCATCGAGAATGCCAACGTGGATAATGGTACCCTCGTCGTTGTCGAAGAAGGCGAGGTCGCCGGCTTTGACTTCGGATACGAAGTTGATGGTTTGCCCCTCGTTTACCTGCTGGCTGGCGTCGCGGGGGAGCTTAATGCCAATAATTTTGTAAAGAAGTTGGGTGAATCCGGAGCAGTCTATCCCAAATGCTGTTCTCCCGCCCCATAGGTAGGGCGCGTTGAGAAGGGCTGCTGCCATATCGATGATTCCGTTGCTGCTTTTGTGGTTTACTACATCTATGGAGCTGGTAATTCTGTACTTTTTGTCGGCGATTTCGAACTCCTTGGCCTCGTCGCGGTAGTAGTTTAGGCTTGCGCCAATGGGGATAAGGATATGGTCGCCTCGGTTGACATCGACGGCATGGCATATCTCGGAGGATACTTCGTAGCCCGAATGCTCGATGTACTCGTTGTAGTAGGTTTCAGATACGGGGGTGATTGTTTTCGAGTCAATCCAGCCGCGGTAGCCGTCGAAGGCATTTTCGACATACAGCCAGCTGTCCTTTTCTTCGAGGATGGTTAGGCATTCGCCTAGGAGAAGTTGCGATACCATCTCGCTACGTTCCGATGGCTCTCGCCTCATAGGGATTACTGATATTGAAGAAACTGCATATTTCATGGAACTGAGTGTTATGGTTGTTAACGGAATATAAAATTAGGAAAAACAATTAAACGTTAGCGTATAGGATTAAGTTTATTTTTCCAAACTTTAACGCCGCATTTATTTTTTGGAAATATACACGGTAATGAAGCTCTATAACCTAGATATCTACAGGACAAAAAAGTCCTTTCTTTTGCTACTGTTCCTCTTGGCTGCTGTCGCTATTGTGGGGATTCTACCCAAGACGCCAACGTTTAAGCAGGAGTACCGCGTTGGTGCTCCGTGGCTGCACGACGACCTGTACGCGCCCTACGATTTTCCGCTGTACAAAACGGAGGCCGAGCTGTCTGTCGAGAAGCGCCGGCTGCGGGCTAAGGCGATGCCGCTCTTTAGGCTTTCGGAGAGGTCGGGGGCACTATCGTTGAGCAGCCTGATGGACCAGAAGCAGCCTAGCGGGTGGGCGATGCCTTCGGCTGAGTACCGGAAGGTGATGGCGGGCGTGGAGGTTCTGCTCCGGGATATTTACGCAAAGGGAATTATCTCGGAGGTTGAGCTGTCGCAGGTGTTCGCTCAGCGGAAGGATAACATCATTGTAATTCGGGACGATAACGCTGGGCAGGTGTCCGTTTCCGATCTCTTCACCATAAATTCGGCTACCGCATATATTCTATCGCAGGTTACGACTCAGTACTTCGATTCGAACCTGAAGCGGGCAAAGGCCTTTGTTCAGGCAATCAACTTGAGTGCCTACGTTAAGCCCAACCTCGACTTCGACAGGGAGGCTACCGCCCAGTTTCTGAATGATAAACTCAACGAAATGTCGTACTCGAACGGGATGATCAGTGGTGGGCAGAAGATTGTCTCGAAGGGCGAGGTGGTGAACGAGGCTACCTTTAAGATGCTGGAGTCGCTCAAGCGGGAGAATGCGAGCCGCTTTTCGTTCTCGAAAAACGTGTACTACCTGGTGGCGGGGCAGTTGCTGCTGGTGGGGGGAGCCTTGGCGCTGCTCTACCTATTCCTGATGGGCTACAGGCGCGAGGTGCTTACGGGCTACCGTACGACCATATTCCTGCTGCTCTCGATTGTGGGGATGGTGGCGCTGGTGGCCTGGGTGGTTAAGCAGGGAACGGTGAGCATCTACATTGTTCCGATGACGATTACTGCCATGTTTATCCGCACCTTCTACGACTCGCGGGTTGCCTTTTTCTCGTACAACATCATTGTACTGATTTGCGCGATGGTGGCGCCCAACAGCTTCGAGTTTGTGCTGATGAACTACTTCCCAGGCGTGGTGGCCATCTTCACCATGAAGCAGATCTACCGCTCTGGCGGGCGAATTTTCGTGGCGGTGCTGG
This window of the uncultured Acetobacteroides sp. genome carries:
- a CDS encoding NAD(P)/FAD-dependent oxidoreductase; protein product: MAEHKSFSTIVVGGGPAGLFAAVNLPEGSTLILEKKESPGKKLLIAGTGRCNITHEGDIADFTAKYGGNGSFLKKALREFTNSNTVRFFTERGLPTIIDKNGKVFPATEKSRDVLRVLLGECAARKVEIAYNEAVVDVAQFEHGFRVKTAANTYLCQHLVLATGGCSYPTTGSAGDGYRIAEQLGHTVVAPRPALTPIFVKDFAMDDLAGVSLVDVPIYLYRDGKKINEHSGDIGFTHKGLSGPGIIDFSRYMQAGDEVKVNFIGVHIDSLRSAFMDAAAAKGSTTIQQFLREYELPKSLAKEILLKVGVEPSCCLSNVTAKSRNLLLAYLCEYPFTIERLGGFKVAMATAGGVNLKEVSAKTLESKVCKGLFFAGEVLDVDGDTGGYNIQAAFSTGFLVAKSITTR
- a CDS encoding C40 family peptidase, producing MKYAVSSISVIPMRREPSERSEMVSQLLLGECLTILEEKDSWLYVENAFDGYRGWIDSKTITPVSETYYNEYIEHSGYEVSSEICHAVDVNRGDHILIPIGASLNYYRDEAKEFEIADKKYRITSSIDVVNHKSSNGIIDMAAALLNAPYLWGGRTAFGIDCSGFTQLLYKIIGIKLPRDASQQVNEGQTINFVSEVKAGDLAFFDNDEGTIIHVGILDGNGSIIHSSGKVRKDIFDQQGIFNNRLGKYTHKLRVIKRIIE
- a CDS encoding NUDIX hydrolase; the encoded protein is MPYTYPYPRMQVTVDAVIIRTLDEGDEALLIERKHSPFEDCWAIPGGFVDMDETLADAANRELYEETGIVVDTLYQLHTFDAVNRDPRDRTISTVFLGFANEDSQIKAGDDASSADWFSLDALPPLAFDHEQILDYAKKYLEKRKIE
- a CDS encoding AMP-binding protein, whose amino-acid sequence is MLLKTGDNTAIVENGKFISYNEVHQRVNATALTYQPNCNAKVAIYSENRPGWVYAFYSAWHNGCTVVPIDFMANPSEVAYILEDCKPETIFCSKLKQEALSIALKELTYQPRVILIDDIENIPLSPEKVILDIRPEMEKTALIIYTSGTTGSPKGVMLSFGNIMANITAVTIEIPILIPSDTTLVLLPLHHIFPLLGTMVVSCYQGARMAFSPSMASEDIIRTMQEYKVSTIIGVPRLYTAIRRGIMDKINKSIIARNLYRLAAKVNTYAFSRFVFAAVHKKFGGSIRFMVSGGAALDPAVGRDYQVLGFKILEGYGMTEAAPMITFTRPDRIVVGSAGAPLRGCEIDFREEEIVVRGANVMQGYYNRPEETAEVLKDGWLYTGDLGYLDRDNYMHITGRKKEIIVLSNGKNINPSIVESEIEEMSPLIKEIGVFQKGDQLSAIVIPNTAALKERGVTNIEETIRWEVIDKYNKEAASYKKIVSFTIFDGELPRTRLGKIQRFKLAELAVERKDEDENIPEIKIKEYLWIKNFIENEKMIKVHPNDHLEMDLGLDSLDKVSLQMFLATTFGVKMEINEILGFGSVIKLSEHIKEKKKTMRISQINWSEILREKVKFKMPSTWITGSILIKAFKFFFSVYFRLRNSGQENVPEGPCIIAPNHQSYFDGIFVAAFLKHSQIRKTFFYAKAKHVNNRFLKFLANKNNIIVVDIDQELKESIQKMGEALKTNNNIMIFPEGTRTRNGELGDFKKTFAILSCELNIPIVPVSIKGAFEALPRGSRFPKPFTKVEIDFLPPVSPEGHTYDTLAQQVQTEIEMFQR
- a CDS encoding HDIG domain-containing metalloprotein — encoded protein: MKLYNLDIYRTKKSFLLLLFLLAAVAIVGILPKTPTFKQEYRVGAPWLHDDLYAPYDFPLYKTEAELSVEKRRLRAKAMPLFRLSERSGALSLSSLMDQKQPSGWAMPSAEYRKVMAGVEVLLRDIYAKGIISEVELSQVFAQRKDNIIVIRDDNAGQVSVSDLFTINSATAYILSQVTTQYFDSNLKRAKAFVQAINLSAYVKPNLDFDREATAQFLNDKLNEMSYSNGMISGGQKIVSKGEVVNEATFKMLESLKRENASRFSFSKNVYYLVAGQLLLVGGALALLYLFLMGYRREVLTGYRTTIFLLLSIVGMVALVAWVVKQGTVSIYIVPMTITAMFIRTFYDSRVAFFSYNIIVLICAMVAPNSFEFVLMNYFPGVVAIFTMKQIYRSGGRIFVAVLVVFLTYLVSYLALSLIKDAVYDSQSAWNVLWLGVNALCVLIAYQFAYPIERLFGFLSDATLHELTDTNQPLLRELSELAPGTFQHSLQVANLAEAVAREVDGNPLLIRAGALYHDIGKMNNPGYFTENQSSSFNPHYNLEPDESAGIIIRHVADGVSIARKHGLHQRIVRFIRTHHGTTKVGYFYRKYQASLAEANLDDRFTYLGPRPESKEEAILMLADGVEAASHSLKVYTSDTIGQLVEEIVRMKMEGGQLDRADISLSELTLVKEIFKRKLLTIYHTRVEYPK